A portion of the Pseudomonas synxantha BG33R genome contains these proteins:
- the pbpG gene encoding D-alanyl-D-alanine endopeptidase, translating into MKIRLSIVGLFFALTGTFAHAAESTLAPRDASKLQIASGSAMLVDLQTNKVIYSSNPDVVVPIASVSKLMTGLIVLEAKQNMDEYIDINITDTPEMKGVFSRVKIGSQMPRKEMLLIALMSSENRAAASLAHHYPGGYAAFIAAMNAKAKSLGMTSTHYVEPTGLSIHNVSTARDLSKLLAYARKFPMLSQLSTTKEKTVAFRKPNYTLGFSNTDHLINRANWDIKLTKTGFTNQAGHCLVLVTSMGNRPVSLVILDAFGKFTHFADASRIRSWVETGKGGPVPDVALRYKADKNLKNRGNAVEVRR; encoded by the coding sequence GTGAAAATTCGTCTCTCTATTGTCGGCCTGTTTTTCGCTTTGACAGGCACCTTCGCCCACGCCGCCGAATCCACCCTGGCCCCGCGTGACGCCTCCAAACTGCAAATCGCCTCCGGCAGCGCCATGCTGGTGGACTTGCAAACCAACAAAGTCATTTATTCCAGCAATCCCGACGTAGTAGTCCCCATCGCGTCAGTGAGCAAGCTGATGACCGGCCTGATCGTGCTGGAAGCCAAGCAGAACATGGATGAGTACATCGACATCAACATCACCGACACGCCAGAGATGAAAGGCGTGTTCTCCCGGGTAAAAATCGGCAGCCAGATGCCGCGCAAGGAAATGCTGCTGATTGCGCTGATGTCCTCGGAAAACCGCGCCGCGGCGAGCCTGGCCCACCACTATCCGGGTGGCTACGCGGCATTCATTGCGGCGATGAACGCCAAGGCCAAGTCCCTGGGGATGACCAGCACCCACTATGTGGAGCCTACCGGCCTGTCGATCCATAACGTCTCGACCGCTCGCGACCTGAGCAAGCTGCTGGCGTACGCGCGTAAATTCCCGATGTTGAGCCAGTTGAGCACCACCAAGGAAAAGACCGTGGCGTTTCGCAAGCCCAACTACACCCTGGGTTTCTCCAACACCGACCACCTGATCAACCGCGCCAACTGGGATATCAAGTTGACCAAGACCGGCTTCACCAACCAGGCGGGGCATTGCCTGGTGCTGGTCACAAGCATGGGCAACCGCCCGGTTTCGCTGGTGATCCTGGATGCCTTTGGCAAGTTCACCCATTTTGCCGATGCCAGCCGTATTCGCAGCTGGGTCGAGACCGGCAAGGGCGGCCCGGTGCCGGATGTGGCGTTGCGCTACAAGGCTGACAAGAATCTGAAGAATCGGGGGAATGCGGTAGAAGTGCGCCGCTAA
- a CDS encoding peptidase C39 family protein has product MRLRSNLKTSILLACALGLTACSSQPSKLSGLPERVELNGVPTFRSEAYQSGPTALASMLSQQGIVMTPGLLDKPLRLPGAEANLERNMQVLAREYGLMVYPLDAKLTAVLAQVAAGYPVMARINSSFWSGARYVVVVGFNQQESTVLLRSGKERRLIMSFSDFESAWKSAGHWAILTQRPSQLPANVDAQRWHDSANSTAQAGQEGAAAQALKVLGERK; this is encoded by the coding sequence TTGCGCTTACGCTCGAACCTTAAAACATCCATCTTGCTGGCTTGTGCCCTGGGGTTAACGGCTTGTTCCAGCCAACCGTCGAAGCTGTCCGGCCTGCCGGAGCGCGTTGAACTCAACGGCGTGCCGACCTTTCGCAGCGAGGCTTATCAGAGCGGTCCTACGGCACTTGCCAGTATGCTGTCGCAACAAGGCATTGTCATGACACCGGGGTTGCTGGACAAGCCGCTGCGCCTGCCGGGTGCTGAGGCGAACCTCGAACGCAACATGCAGGTGCTGGCGCGCGAATACGGGCTGATGGTGTACCCACTGGACGCCAAGCTGACCGCGGTGCTGGCGCAGGTGGCGGCGGGTTACCCGGTGATGGCGCGAATCAATTCCAGCTTCTGGTCCGGAGCGCGCTATGTAGTCGTCGTGGGCTTTAACCAGCAGGAAAGCACGGTATTGTTGCGCTCAGGCAAGGAGCGCCGATTGATCATGAGCTTCAGTGACTTTGAGTCGGCATGGAAGAGCGCGGGCCACTGGGCCATCCTGACTCAACGCCCGAGCCAATTGCCGGCTAATGTGGATGCGCAGCGCTGGCACGATTCGGCGAACTCAACGGCCCAGGCCGGGCAAGAAGGGGCGGCGGCCCAAGCGCTAAAGGTCCTTGGGGAACGCAAGTAA
- a CDS encoding efflux RND transporter permease subunit — MLGLVKTALQKPYTFIVLAIFICIIGPMAALRTPTDVFPDIGIPVVAVVWQYNGLSPDAMAGRVIYTYERSLSTTVNDIEHIESQSLPGMGIVKIFFQPGVDIRTANAQVTAVSQTVLKQMPPGITPPLILNYSASTVPILQMAFSSPSLSEARIRDLVQNNIRLPLSALPGLAMPTPMGGKQRQITLDLDPQALAAKGLSAQDVGNALALQNQIIPVGTAKLGSNEYTILLNNSPKAIDELNDLPIKTVDGAIITIGQVAHVRDGSPPQTNIVRVDGHRAVLMPALKNGSISTLSIIDGIRQMLPRINETLPPSLKTSLLGDASVFVKQSVGSVAQEGIIAALLTSAMILLFLGSWRSTLIIAASIPLAVLSAIALLAVSGQTLNVMTLGGLALAVGILVDDATVTIENINWHLEQGKAVNTAILDGAAQIVGPAFVSLLCICIVFVPMFLLQGIAGYLFRPMALAVIFAMASSFILSRTLVPTLAMFLLKPHTPEQGVGHHPEDQFINHHEGEQHAKPRNALLQSVLNFQQGFERHFSNIRDTYHGLLTLALGARKRFIVGFLACVIASFALLPSLGQDFFPATDAGALALHVRLPLGTRIEESAAAFDRIEARIREVIPADELDTIVDNIGIPLSGIDMAYSSSGTIGPQDGDIQVTLNKHHAPTADYVKKLREALPQSFPGSHFAFLPADISSQILNFGAPAPLDVKISGRSDAENRAYAVELERRLQHVPGIADLRIQQSTGYPSLQVDVDRLRANGLGITEKDVTNSMVASLAGSSQVAPTFWLNPANGVSYSIVAATPQYRLDSLPSLEALPVTGADGQSQILGGVATISRVQSPAVVTHYNIEPTLDLYANVQGRDLGGVARDVQKVLDDTASMRPKGATISLHGQIDALHEAFSGLSFGLLGAVVLIYLLIVVNFQSWADPFVIITALPAALAGIVWMLFLSGTSLSVPALTGAILCMGVATANSILVVSFCRERLAEHGDALKAAMEAGYTRFRPVCMTALAMIIGMLPLALSEEQNAPLGRAVIGGLIFATIATLLFVPVVFSLVHGRHPTRAIAGETPHVV, encoded by the coding sequence ATGCTCGGGCTGGTAAAGACCGCACTGCAAAAGCCGTACACGTTTATCGTGTTGGCTATATTCATCTGCATCATCGGGCCCATGGCGGCCCTGCGTACGCCCACCGATGTGTTTCCCGATATCGGCATACCCGTGGTCGCGGTGGTCTGGCAGTACAACGGCCTGTCCCCGGACGCCATGGCCGGCCGGGTGATATACACCTATGAACGCTCCTTGAGCACCACCGTCAACGATATCGAACATATCGAATCGCAATCATTGCCCGGCATGGGCATCGTCAAGATCTTCTTCCAGCCCGGCGTCGATATCCGCACCGCCAACGCCCAGGTCACGGCGGTGTCGCAAACCGTGCTCAAGCAGATGCCACCTGGCATCACACCGCCGCTGATCCTCAACTACAGCGCCTCCACGGTGCCGATCCTGCAGATGGCCTTCTCCAGCCCGAGCCTTTCGGAAGCCAGGATCCGCGACCTGGTGCAGAACAATATCCGTCTGCCCCTGAGCGCCCTGCCCGGCCTGGCCATGCCCACGCCGATGGGCGGCAAGCAGCGTCAGATCACCCTCGACCTCGACCCCCAGGCCCTGGCTGCCAAGGGCTTGTCGGCCCAGGACGTCGGCAATGCCCTGGCCTTGCAGAACCAGATCATCCCGGTGGGCACCGCCAAGCTGGGTTCCAACGAATACACGATCCTGCTCAACAACAGCCCCAAGGCCATCGATGAACTCAATGACCTGCCGATCAAGACAGTCGACGGCGCAATCATCACCATCGGCCAAGTCGCCCATGTGCGCGACGGTTCGCCGCCGCAAACCAACATCGTGCGCGTTGACGGCCATCGCGCGGTGCTGATGCCGGCGTTGAAGAACGGCAGCATCTCTACCCTGTCGATCATCGATGGCATCCGCCAGATGCTGCCACGCATCAACGAAACCCTGCCGCCTTCACTGAAAACCTCGCTGCTGGGTGATGCCTCGGTGTTCGTCAAGCAATCGGTGGGCAGCGTAGCCCAGGAAGGCATCATCGCCGCGCTGCTCACCAGTGCGATGATCCTGTTGTTTCTCGGCAGTTGGCGCTCGACCTTGATCATCGCCGCATCGATTCCGCTGGCAGTGCTCTCGGCCATCGCGCTGCTGGCGGTCAGCGGGCAAACCCTCAACGTGATGACTCTCGGCGGGCTGGCGTTGGCGGTGGGGATTCTGGTGGACGACGCCACAGTGACCATCGAAAACATCAACTGGCACCTGGAACAAGGCAAGGCGGTGAACACTGCGATCCTCGACGGTGCCGCGCAAATCGTCGGCCCGGCGTTTGTCTCGCTGCTGTGCATCTGCATCGTGTTTGTGCCGATGTTTTTGCTGCAAGGCATCGCCGGTTATCTGTTCCGGCCAATGGCGCTGGCGGTGATCTTTGCCATGGCCAGTTCGTTCATTCTCTCGCGCACCCTGGTGCCGACGCTGGCGATGTTCCTGCTCAAGCCGCATACGCCGGAGCAAGGCGTGGGGCATCATCCCGAAGATCAATTCATCAACCATCATGAGGGTGAGCAACACGCGAAACCGCGCAATGCGCTGCTGCAATCGGTGCTGAATTTCCAACAGGGCTTTGAGCGTCACTTCTCCAATATCCGAGACACTTACCATGGCTTGCTGACGTTGGCGCTGGGGGCGCGCAAGCGCTTCATTGTCGGCTTCCTGGCCTGCGTAATCGCCTCATTCGCGTTGCTGCCAAGCCTGGGCCAGGACTTTTTCCCGGCCACCGATGCCGGTGCCCTCGCGCTGCATGTGCGCTTGCCGCTGGGCACGCGAATCGAGGAAAGCGCCGCTGCGTTCGATCGCATCGAAGCACGCATTCGCGAGGTCATCCCCGCCGACGAACTCGACACTATCGTCGACAATATCGGCATCCCGCTCAGCGGTATCGACATGGCCTACAGCAGCAGCGGCACCATCGGCCCTCAGGATGGCGATATCCAGGTCACCCTGAATAAGCACCACGCACCCACCGCCGACTACGTGAAAAAACTGCGTGAAGCCTTGCCGCAAAGTTTCCCCGGCAGCCACTTTGCGTTCCTGCCGGCAGACATCAGCAGCCAGATTCTCAACTTCGGCGCGCCGGCCCCTCTGGATGTGAAAATCTCCGGGCGCAGCGATGCAGAAAACCGCGCTTACGCCGTAGAACTCGAACGTCGCTTGCAACACGTACCAGGCATTGCCGACCTGCGTATCCAGCAGTCCACCGGTTACCCCTCCTTGCAGGTCGATGTCGACCGCCTGCGCGCCAACGGTTTGGGCATTACCGAAAAAGACGTCACCAACAGCATGGTCGCCTCCCTGGCCGGCAGCTCCCAGGTGGCACCGACCTTCTGGCTCAACCCGGCCAATGGCGTGTCCTATTCCATCGTCGCCGCCACCCCGCAGTACCGTCTCGACAGCCTGCCATCACTGGAGGCCCTACCGGTGACCGGTGCCGATGGCCAATCGCAAATCCTCGGGGGCGTGGCGACCATCTCCCGCGTACAAAGCCCGGCGGTGGTCACCCACTACAACATCGAACCGACCCTGGACCTGTATGCCAACGTACAAGGTCGCGACCTGGGCGGCGTGGCCCGTGATGTGCAAAAAGTGCTGGACGACACTGCATCCATGCGTCCCAAAGGCGCGACCATCAGCCTGCACGGGCAAATCGATGCGCTGCATGAGGCGTTCAGTGGTTTGAGCTTCGGACTGCTCGGCGCAGTGGTGCTGATCTACTTGCTGATCGTGGTCAACTTCCAGTCCTGGGCCGACCCCTTTGTGATCATCACGGCGTTACCGGCCGCACTGGCGGGGATCGTGTGGATGCTGTTCCTCAGCGGCACCTCGTTATCGGTCCCGGCGCTCACCGGCGCCATCCTGTGCATGGGCGTGGCCACCGCCAACTCGATCCTGGTGGTGAGCTTCTGCCGTGAACGCCTGGCCGAACATGGCGACGCGTTGAAAGCCGCCATGGAAGCCGGTTACACGCGCTTTCGCCCAGTGTGCATGACCGCCCTGGCAATGATCATCGGCATGTTGCCCCTGGCGCTGTCCGAGGAGCAAAACGCGCCGCTGGGTCGCGCCGTTATCGGCGGTTTGATCTTCGCCACCATCGCCACTCTGTTGTTTGTACCCGTGGTCTTCAGCCTGGTCCACGGCCGTCACCCTACTCGCGCAATTGCTGGAGAAACGCCCCATGTCGTCTGA
- a CDS encoding efflux RND transporter periplasmic adaptor subunit, which yields MSSDHKPSRKRLMLMGVGGLTLAALLVASGLHARTLHERSVAAWTETAAIPQVMVLQPQQNTAGDTLRLPAHLEAWSTAPIHARVSGYLKDWKVDMGTQVKAGQILAEIDSPDLDQQLAQTHARLIQEQANARLAATTATRWQHLLASHSVSRQEADEKTSNAAATTANAEAAAADYARLSALEGYKTLRAPFAGTITARHTDIGQLIKADTDSDLALFTLADTHQLRLYVPVPQNYAAVIHPGLEAELTVPEHPGEHFKARLIGDSTAIDRRSGTLLAQFVVDNPSGELLPGDYAEASLPIPADTHGVSIPASALIFRAQGTQVAVLDGQNHVHLQDIHIGLDLGERLVIDQGLKATDHIIDNPPDALREGDPVQLADAAGGAHAPKA from the coding sequence ATGTCGTCTGATCACAAACCCTCGCGCAAGCGTCTGATGCTGATGGGTGTCGGCGGCCTGACCCTCGCTGCCCTGCTGGTCGCCAGCGGCTTGCACGCCCGCACGCTGCACGAGCGATCTGTCGCTGCCTGGACCGAAACGGCGGCCATTCCCCAAGTGATGGTGTTGCAACCCCAACAGAACACTGCCGGCGATACGCTGCGCTTGCCGGCGCACCTGGAAGCCTGGAGCACAGCGCCGATCCATGCGCGGGTCAGCGGCTATCTGAAAGACTGGAAAGTGGATATGGGCACGCAGGTCAAGGCCGGGCAAATCCTCGCCGAAATCGACAGCCCTGACCTCGACCAGCAACTGGCGCAGACTCACGCACGGCTGATTCAGGAACAGGCCAATGCACGTCTGGCAGCCACCACTGCCACGCGCTGGCAACACCTGTTGGCGAGCCATTCAGTGTCGCGTCAGGAAGCCGATGAAAAAACCTCGAACGCCGCCGCGACCACAGCCAATGCCGAGGCTGCCGCAGCGGACTACGCTCGCTTGTCAGCATTGGAGGGCTACAAAACCCTGCGTGCGCCATTCGCTGGCACCATCACTGCGCGGCATACCGATATCGGTCAGTTGATCAAAGCCGATACCGACAGCGATCTAGCGCTGTTCACCCTGGCCGACACTCACCAACTGCGCCTGTATGTGCCGGTGCCGCAGAACTACGCGGCAGTGATCCATCCGGGCCTGGAAGCCGAGTTGACGGTGCCTGAGCACCCAGGCGAACACTTCAAGGCGCGCCTGATCGGTGACTCCACCGCCATCGACCGCCGCTCCGGCACCCTGCTCGCCCAGTTCGTCGTCGACAACCCCAGCGGTGAATTGCTACCGGGCGACTACGCCGAAGCCAGCCTGCCGATTCCGGCCGATACTCACGGCGTGAGCATCCCGGCCAGCGCCTTGATCTTCCGCGCCCAGGGTACGCAAGTGGCGGTGTTGGATGGGCAGAATCATGTGCACCTGCAAGACATCCACATCGGTCTGGACCTGGGCGAGCGCCTGGTGATCGACCAGGGTTTGAAAGCCACCGACCACATCATCGACAACCCGCCCGATGCCTTGCGCGAAGGCGACCCGGTGCAACTGGCCGACGCCGCCGGAGGTGCCCATGCGCCCAAGGCTTAA